CTGAATCCCTGAGCTGACAAGGAGTTCCCATGCCCCACGTTCAGATCGACTGGTTCCCCGGTCGCACCACCGAGCAGAAACGCGAGCTGGCCGAGGTGCTGACCCGCGAGATCTGCCGGATCGGCAACTGCGCCCCGGAAGCGGTCGGCATCGTGTTCACCGACATCGACACCGCGAACTGGGCGCGGGCAGGCAAGCTCTTCTCGGACAGCTGATGGCCAGCCTTCGTTCCCACGTCCTGCTCGACGCACCCGCCGACGCAGTGTGGCAGGTGATCGGCGATACCGCGGCGGTCGCCGACTGGTTCCCGTCCATGAAGTCCTCCACCGGAGACACGCGGCAGCGCACCGTGGTCTTGGGGGATGGTTCGGTCCTGGAAGAGGCCGTCGTCACGCACGACCCAGCCCGGCGGCGGCTGCAGTACCGGGTAACCGGCGGCGACCTCCCCGTCACCGACCACCTGGGCACGGTCGACGTGCTGGAAATCGATCCGGGCCGGTCGATCGTCGTGTACAGCACGGAAATCTCGCCGGACTCGCTCGCGGACGCGTTCGACGCGGCGATCAGCGAGGCAGTCGCGGGCCTGCCCGCCCACCTGTCCTGAGGTCCGTGAAGGGCTCCTTGAGGGAAGTAGATTCCCTCAAGGAGCCCTTCACGGACGTTCCGCGAGCCGGTAGCCGGAGCCGTGCGAGACCACGCGGCCGCCGGTGGGCGGGGTGAAGTGCGTGCCCAGCACGAGAGCGCCCGAATCGGCCAGTTCGGCGAGGAGACGGCGGCGGGTTTTCTCGGATTCCGCCGGGTCGATGTCCACCGACGCGCCGATCTCCGGGTGCGCGAACTGCACCGGATGGTGCACCGCGTCCCCGGTGATCAGCGCGGTTTCGCCGGAGCTGGTCAGCTCGACCGACACGTGCCCAGGGGTGTGCCCCGGCGTCGGCCGCAGTCGCACGCCGGACACGATTTCCACCCCGGCATAGGGGACGTCGACGAGGTCCAGCAGGCCGGCGCGCTCGACCGGCAGCACCGAGTCCTCGAACATCTGCCGCCGCGCCGCGTCCATGGCGTAGCCCGCCCAGAACTCGCGCTCGGCGCGGGCCGTGACGTACCGGGCGGAGGCGAACGTCGGCACCCACTCGCCGTCCTGCTCGCGGGTGTTCCAGCCGACGTGGTCGGCGTGCAGGTGGGTGAGCAGCACGAGGTCCACGTCGTCCGGGGCGAACCCGGCGGCGGCGAGCGCGTCCGGATATCCGGTGTCGAGGTCGTGCCACGCCGGGTTGGCGCGCGTTTTCCCGTTGCCGATCCCGGTGTCGACGAGGATCTTCATCCCGTCCTTCTCGAACGCGAAACTGTGGCTGTGCAAGCGGATCGCGCCGCCGTCGGCGAAATCCGGACGCAGCCAGTCCTCGCCCGAGACGACCTCGGCCGTCGCGCCGGGGAGCAGCCACGGCCCGGTCGCGGCGGGGAATTCGATCTCGTCGATCCGGTGGACAGCGATCTCGCCGATGGTCCAGGACATGGGCCCGTGCCTCCTTAACGCAACATGTTTGCGTTAAGCGACAGTAGTGGCTATCGTCGCTTAACGCAAACCCTTAGCTTTTAGGAGTGCTCGTGTCCGACCTGACCCCCGCCGAGACCGCGCGGCTCGCCGCCCGAGCCGGATTGCCGCTGGCCGATGCCCGGCATACCGACGTGGCCGCCGTCGCCAACCACATCCACTCCGTCGTGTCCGTTCTGCGCGACCTGGATTTCGGCGACACCGCACCGGCTTCCACCTACCGCGCGGAGGAGGGCGTCCGTCATGTCGCTGGCTGACCTCACTCTCGCCGAAGCGTCCGCCGCGATCCGGGACCGGCGGGTCTCACCCGCCGAACTGGTCGAGGACGTCCTGGCCCGCATCGACGAGGTCGAACCGCGGTTGCGCGCGTACGTCACGGTGGACGCCGACCGGGCCCGTGCCGAAGCCGCGGAGCTGGGCGAAATCCACGGCCCGCTGCACGGCATCCCGATGGGCTTGAAGGACCTGATCGACGTCGCCGGTACCGCGACCACCGCCAGTTCCCAGGTGCGCGCCGGACATCGCGCCGAGCGGGACAGCACCGTCGCCGCCCAGCTCAAGGCCGCCGGAGCGGTCCTGCTCGGCAAAACCCACACCCACGAATTCGCCTACGGCCTCACGACTCCGCAGACCCACAACGCCCGCAACCCGTCCCGCGTAGCCGGGGGATCCAGCGGCGGTTCCGCTGTTGCCGTCGCCGCCGGGGCCGCGACGTTCGCGATGGGCACCGACACCGGCGGTTCGATCCGGGTCCCCGCCGCGCTGAACGGTGTCGTCGGCCTGAAACCGACGTACGGGCTCATCCCGCGCAACGGCGTGACCTCGCTGTCCTGGTCGCTGGACCACGTCGGCCCGATCACCCGCACCGTCGAGGACGCGGCACTGGTGTTGTCTGTCCTGATTGGACAGTCGTTCTCAATCGGCGACGACCTCACCGGGCTGCGCGTCGGAGTCCCCGGCAACTACTACTTCGACCACGTCGACCCGGCCGTGGAAGCCGCTGTCCGCGAGGCGATCGACCATCTCGCCGAACTGGGTGCCGAGCTGGTCGACGTCGAAATCCCGATGACCCGGTACCTGCAGGCAACGCAGTGGGGCCTGATGGTCCCCGAGGCCACGGCGTATCACGAGCGGAGCCTGCGCACCGTGCCGGACCAGTACGCCGCGGACGTCCGCGTCCTGCTGGAGGCGGGCGAGCTGATGAGCGCGGGGGATTACCTGCGCGCCCAACGGTCCCGCACCCTCATGCGCCAGGAATGGACGCGGCTGTTCGACAAGATCGACGTCCTCGCCGCACCGACCGTCCCGATGACCGCCGTCCCGGCCGGACAGGAGACCGTCACGTGGTCCGACGGGAGTGTCGAAGCAGTCTCGGACGCGTACGTACGGCTCTCGGCCCCCGCGAACATCACCGGCGTGCCAGCGTTGACGCTTCCGGTCGGCGACGATCCCGACGGATTGCCGATCGGCCTGCAGCTTCTCGCCCGGTCGCATGGCGAGTCCGTGCTGCTGCGGACCGGACACGCCTTGGAACGGGCGCGCCTTACAGTGACAAGGTGAGCCAGAAGCGGATGGTGCGTCCGGGCGGGCGCAGCGCGCGAGTCCAGGAGTCGGTGCACGCCGCCGTCCGCGACCTGATCGCCGAAGCGGGCCGGGACGCGCTGACCGTGCCGCAGGTCGCCGCGCGGGCGGGCGTCACGCCGTCGACGATCTACCGGCGGTGGGGCGACCTGCAGGAACTCCTGTCGGACGTCGCGGTCGAGCGGCTGCGCCCGGAAGCCCCGCCGGAGGACCACGGTTCGCTGGCCGCGGACCTCACGGCGTGGACCGAGCTGTTCCTGGACGAAATGTCCTCGCCCGCCGGCCGGGCCTACATCCGCGACGCGCTGCTCGGCGACCCGGACGGAAGCAACGCCGGACAGTGCTCGGCCTACGCCGTCGACCAGGTGGAAGTCGTCCTGGCCCGCGCGGCCGCCCGGGGCGAGCCGGCCCCGGCGGCGGACACGGTGATGGACCGGGTGGTGGCTCCGATCATGTACCGGATCCTGTTCCGCCCGGAGGGCCTCGACGCCGCGTACGCCCGCCGGTTGGCGGCTGAGGTGCTGGCTTAGAACCAGTGCACGCAGTGCGGCGCGCGATCCGAACGGAACAACGCATCCGCCGCTCCGGCTGCCTCTCCGTTGTGCGCCCGCACATGTCCGGCCCGGACCAGCACGCTCGGCACCGTCCCGCCGAGGTAGATCGACCCCAGATCGCTCACGTCCAGCGACAGATCCGGCGCGAGGTCCGTCCGTACGCACTCGGCCTTGCCGTCCCGGACCGTCAGCCGGTACCGGCCGTGCTCCTCCAGGAACGGGTCGGTCACGTCCAGGACCAGCGAACCGTCCGCGAACCAGCCGCGAGTGGTCAGCGCGCGCGGGACGTCCAGCAGCCGGACCCAGAGCCAGTCCGTCGTGGTGGGCTCGCCCGCGCGCAGGTCGGCCAGCTGCCAGCGCAGCGGGTTTCCCGGCGGGAGATGCTTGAAGTCGATCTTCTTGACCAGGTCGTGCCCCAGCAGGTATTGGGTGAGCGAGGTGAAAGCGGCGTCGTCCACCGCGATGACCTCGTCGACCGTCAGGACGCCGTCGGTGACCAGGTAGCTCGCATATCCGTCCGCGGTCCCGTCGGCGTCCCGGTGCACGGCGAGGTACCGCGGTTCCGGGCCGGTCGGCGGGTGTCCCGCGCCCAGTGCCCACCAGCGGTGCGGCCTCGACAACGCGCCCGGCTGGGTGCGCCGGTAGCGGTCGTAGATCTCTTCCAGCAACTCGCCGCAGTCGACGCGCCGGAGCAGTTCGACGGAGCCGGTCGCGACCGCCGAACCCCCGCGCGGGGCGCCGAAAGCGGAGCGGTGCCGTTCGACGGTCATCTGCTCGGTGTAGGTCGCCGGGCCGTAGCCGAACCGCCGGTAGATCACCGCTTCGGAGCAGAGCAGCACCGACAGGAACTCGCCGCGGGCGCGGACGTCGGCCAGGTGTTCCTGCATCAACGCGCGGAGCACGCCCTGCCGCCGATGCGTCGGAAGCACCCCGACAGCGGTCACCCCGGCGGCGGAGGCGAGCACGTCGCCCGGCAGCGTGAGGTCGAAGGAGTGCGCGCCGGTGGTGCCGACCGCCTTCCCGTCCGGCGCGTGGGCGATCAAGCTCCGTTCGCTCTCGAACGCGCCCAGGATGCCGCTGCCCGGCGACTCGGGCCAGTAGCGGCCGAACGCAGCCTGGACGGTGCTGAAGAAGAGGTCGTAATCGTTGTTGCGCCGGATTTCCATCGCAGGAGGCCCCCAGGAGCTGACGGTGTCTCCCCGTATCCCAGTCGTGCTCCCGGGGGCAAGCAAGCGATTTACGCCTGAAGCGCGCCCGGCTGGACGCGCGCCTGGAATTTCTGCAGCAACGAGGCCGCGACGCTCACCGCGATCACCGCCGGTTCCTTCCCGGTCAGGTCCGGAAGCCCGATCGGCGTCGTGATCCGGGACAGCGCGGCCTCGTCGTGCCCGAGGTCGGTCAGCCGCTTCCGGAACCGCGACCATTTCCCGGCGGACCCGATCAGCCCGATCGATCCGCACGTGCCGCTGCGCAGCGCCGCGTCGCACAGCGCGATGTCCTCGGCGTGGTCGTGCGTCATGATCAGCACGTGCGTGCCCGCCGGCAGTTCGGACAGCACGGTTTCCGGCAGCAACGGGACCTGGTGGACGTGCACGCTCGCCACCGCGTCGTCGAGCACGGCCAGCCGTTCCGGGGTCAGCTGCGCCGGACGGCTGTCGATCAGGTGCAGCGAAACCTCGTGCCGGGCGAGCACCCGCGCCAGCTCCAGGCCGACGTGCCCGACTCCGAAGACCGCCACCGCGGGCCGCACCGGCAGCGGTTCGAACAACAGCGTCATCGTGCCTCCGCAGCATTGCACGCCATGCTGGTAAGGAGCCTTGTCGGACAGCGAAAGCGTTTGCAGCACCGGCGCGGTCGCGTTGTCCCGCAACAGTTCCCGGGCCTGCTCGATCGCGACCGCCTCGGCGTTGCCGCCGCCGATCGTGCCGTGGGTTTCCGCGGTGCCGACCACCATTTTCGCGCCGCCCTCGCGCGGGGTGTGCCCGCGCGAGGACGTCACGGTGACGAGTACGCCCGGCAGCCCCGCGTCCCGCAGGTGCTGGACCGCGCTGAGCCAGTTCATGGCTGGCCCACCAGATCCGGTACCTGCTCCTCGACCTCCGGAGCGGCGGTGACTGCGCGATCGATCGCCCAGAACACGGCCTCCGGCGTCGCCGGGGACGCGAGGTCGACGCTGTGCCCGGGTTCGCCGAACGCGGCGACCGCCTGCCGCAGCGCTTCCCGCACCGCGAAGGCCAGCATCAACGGCGGTTCGCCGACCGCCTTCGAGCCGTAGACCGCGCCGTCTTCCGCGGCATCGGTCAGCAGTGTGACGTTGAAGACCTCCGGCATCTCCGACAGGCTCGGCAGTTTGTACGTGCTCGCCGCCTGGGTCGCGAGCCGTCCGCGCGAGGGCCGGTCGGACTCGTCCCAGCGCAGGTCTTCCAGCGTCAGCCAGCCCATGCCCTGCACGAACCCGCCCTCGATCTGGCCGATGTCGATCAGCGGGGACAGGCTGTCGCCGACGTCGTGCACGATGTCGACCCGCCGTGTCCGGTACGCGCCGGTGAAGTCGTCCACCTCGACCTCGGCGAGCGCCGCGCCGTAGGCGAAGTACTTGAACGGGGTGCCGCTCATCGTCGCGGAATCCCAGCTCAGGCCCTCGGTCCGGTAGTACCCGGCGGCGGAAAGGTGCACCCGGTCGAAGTAGGCCGCGTGCACGAGTTCGTCCCAGCCGAGTTCCTCGCCGGACGGGGTGCGCGCGGCGCCGCGGACGATCCGGACGTCGCTTTCCGGGACGCCGAGCTTGCCCGCCGCGACGGCGAGCAGCCGGTCGCGGATCTGCTCGCAGGCGTTCTTGACCGCGCCGCCGTTGAGGTCCGCGCCGGAACTCGCCGCGGTGGCCGAGGTGTTCGGCACCTTGTCGGTCCGGGTCGGGGCCAGCCGCACCTTCTCCGGCGGCACGCCCAGGGCGGTCGCGGCCACCTGCAGCATCTTCGTGTGCAGGCCCTGGCCCATTTCGGTGCCGCCATGGTTGATCAGGACCGAGCCGTCCTTGT
The nucleotide sequence above comes from Amycolatopsis sp. AA4. Encoded proteins:
- a CDS encoding tautomerase family protein, giving the protein MPHVQIDWFPGRTTEQKRELAEVLTREICRIGNCAPEAVGIVFTDIDTANWARAGKLFSDS
- a CDS encoding SRPBCC family protein; translated protein: MASLRSHVLLDAPADAVWQVIGDTAAVADWFPSMKSSTGDTRQRTVVLGDGSVLEEAVVTHDPARRRLQYRVTGGDLPVTDHLGTVDVLEIDPGRSIVVYSTEISPDSLADAFDAAISEAVAGLPAHLS
- a CDS encoding MBL fold metallo-hydrolase yields the protein MSWTIGEIAVHRIDEIEFPAATGPWLLPGATAEVVSGEDWLRPDFADGGAIRLHSHSFAFEKDGMKILVDTGIGNGKTRANPAWHDLDTGYPDALAAAGFAPDDVDLVLLTHLHADHVGWNTREQDGEWVPTFASARYVTARAEREFWAGYAMDAARRQMFEDSVLPVERAGLLDLVDVPYAGVEIVSGVRLRPTPGHTPGHVSVELTSSGETALITGDAVHHPVQFAHPEIGASVDIDPAESEKTRRRLLAELADSGALVLGTHFTPPTGGRVVSHGSGYRLAERP
- a CDS encoding amidase, which codes for MSLADLTLAEASAAIRDRRVSPAELVEDVLARIDEVEPRLRAYVTVDADRARAEAAELGEIHGPLHGIPMGLKDLIDVAGTATTASSQVRAGHRAERDSTVAAQLKAAGAVLLGKTHTHEFAYGLTTPQTHNARNPSRVAGGSSGGSAVAVAAGAATFAMGTDTGGSIRVPAALNGVVGLKPTYGLIPRNGVTSLSWSLDHVGPITRTVEDAALVLSVLIGQSFSIGDDLTGLRVGVPGNYYFDHVDPAVEAAVREAIDHLAELGAELVDVEIPMTRYLQATQWGLMVPEATAYHERSLRTVPDQYAADVRVLLEAGELMSAGDYLRAQRSRTLMRQEWTRLFDKIDVLAAPTVPMTAVPAGQETVTWSDGSVEAVSDAYVRLSAPANITGVPALTLPVGDDPDGLPIGLQLLARSHGESVLLRTGHALERARLTVTR
- a CDS encoding TetR/AcrR family transcriptional regulator, encoding MSQKRMVRPGGRSARVQESVHAAVRDLIAEAGRDALTVPQVAARAGVTPSTIYRRWGDLQELLSDVAVERLRPEAPPEDHGSLAADLTAWTELFLDEMSSPAGRAYIRDALLGDPDGSNAGQCSAYAVDQVEVVLARAAARGEPAPAADTVMDRVVAPIMYRILFRPEGLDAAYARRLAAEVLA
- a CDS encoding GNAT family N-acetyltransferase produces the protein MEIRRNNDYDLFFSTVQAAFGRYWPESPGSGILGAFESERSLIAHAPDGKAVGTTGAHSFDLTLPGDVLASAAGVTAVGVLPTHRRQGVLRALMQEHLADVRARGEFLSVLLCSEAVIYRRFGYGPATYTEQMTVERHRSAFGAPRGGSAVATGSVELLRRVDCGELLEEIYDRYRRTQPGALSRPHRWWALGAGHPPTGPEPRYLAVHRDADGTADGYASYLVTDGVLTVDEVIAVDDAAFTSLTQYLLGHDLVKKIDFKHLPPGNPLRWQLADLRAGEPTTTDWLWVRLLDVPRALTTRGWFADGSLVLDVTDPFLEEHGRYRLTVRDGKAECVRTDLAPDLSLDVSDLGSIYLGGTVPSVLVRAGHVRAHNGEAAGAADALFRSDRAPHCVHWF
- the xdhC gene encoding xanthine dehydrogenase accessory protein XdhC; this translates as MNWLSAVQHLRDAGLPGVLVTVTSSRGHTPREGGAKMVVGTAETHGTIGGGNAEAVAIEQARELLRDNATAPVLQTLSLSDKAPYQHGVQCCGGTMTLLFEPLPVRPAVAVFGVGHVGLELARVLARHEVSLHLIDSRPAQLTPERLAVLDDAVASVHVHQVPLLPETVLSELPAGTHVLIMTHDHAEDIALCDAALRSGTCGSIGLIGSAGKWSRFRKRLTDLGHDEAALSRITTPIGLPDLTGKEPAVIAVSVAASLLQKFQARVQPGALQA